In one Thermincola ferriacetica genomic region, the following are encoded:
- a CDS encoding nucleotidyltransferase, with the protein MRVVGLVTEYNPFHNGHLFHLTKAKELAEAEYALAVMSGHFLQRGEPALLDKWTRARMAIAAGVDLVLELPYVFSSRSANAFACGAVSILHGTGIVTHLCFGSEAGNIEPLAQIARLYLQEPPELSALIKKQLKSGLILPLAQTKALAEYLHRNNMVDLKPEILNNPNNILGIEYLRCLMALNSPIKPLTVQRIAAGYHDRKFRGSFASATGIREFLFTNRDIDSLKDVMPSTSLKILKEELSKGYGPVSWENFFPILLYCLRTADPAWLTNILDITEGLENRVLSLLGEAASFRSLVEKIKTKRYTWTRIQRVLNYILMEYTKEDAAYFDEKGPQYIRVLAVSEKGRLLLAKMRKKAALPLITRVAPAYKKGTALMKRMLDYDIKSSDIYTLGYGNAAKFVKGRDFVTGPIVVK; encoded by the coding sequence ATGCGGGTAGTAGGCCTCGTTACCGAATATAACCCTTTTCATAACGGCCACCTGTTCCATCTGACGAAGGCAAAAGAATTGGCCGAAGCTGAATACGCCCTTGCTGTTATGAGCGGACATTTCCTACAGCGGGGTGAACCGGCGCTGCTGGACAAATGGACCCGCGCCAGGATGGCTATAGCGGCAGGAGTCGACCTGGTACTGGAACTCCCGTATGTTTTTTCCAGCCGCAGCGCCAATGCCTTTGCTTGCGGAGCTGTAAGCATATTGCATGGTACGGGTATAGTCACCCATTTATGTTTTGGTAGTGAAGCAGGTAATATTGAACCGCTGGCCCAAATTGCCCGGCTTTACCTGCAGGAACCACCGGAGCTTAGCGCGTTGATTAAAAAGCAGTTGAAATCAGGATTGATCTTACCCCTGGCCCAGACAAAAGCCCTGGCCGAATATTTGCACAGAAATAATATGGTAGATCTGAAGCCGGAAATATTAAATAATCCCAACAATATTTTGGGCATCGAATACCTGCGCTGTTTAATGGCTCTAAACAGTCCCATCAAACCTTTAACAGTGCAAAGGATTGCTGCCGGGTATCACGACAGAAAATTCCGGGGCAGTTTTGCCAGCGCCACCGGCATTAGGGAGTTTTTGTTCACAAACCGGGATATTGACAGTTTAAAAGACGTAATGCCGTCAACATCGCTGAAGATTCTAAAGGAAGAATTAAGCAAGGGGTATGGTCCCGTTAGCTGGGAAAACTTTTTTCCAATTCTGTTATATTGCTTAAGAACAGCGGATCCTGCCTGGTTAACCAATATTCTCGATATAACTGAGGGGCTGGAAAACAGAGTTTTAAGTTTGTTGGGGGAAGCAGCCTCTTTCCGGTCACTGGTAGAAAAAATCAAAACAAAAAGGTATACCTGGACAAGGATTCAGAGGGTGTTAAACTATATCCTGATGGAATATACCAAAGAGGATGCAGCATATTTTGACGAAAAAGGTCCCCAGTATATTAGGGTCCTTGCTGTTTCCGAAAAAGGCAGGTTGCTGCTGGCAAAAATGCGAAAAAAAGCGGCCCTGCCCCTCATTACCAGAGTAGCTCCTGCTTACAAAAAGGGCACGGCCTTGATGAAACGCATGTTGGATTACGACATCAAATCTTCAGACATATATACCCTTGGTTACGGAAATGCTGCAAAATTTGTAAAGGGCAGGGATTTTGTAACGGGTCCAATAGTGGTAAAATAA
- the ylbJ gene encoding sporulation integral membrane protein YlbJ encodes MIVTASLATCITLFFAKSFTKSEIKARQFSRYFWTACVIFFIASMVTYPKEVYEASVRGLKAWWDIVFPALLPFFIGAELLMGFGLVRFMGVLLEPVMRPLFNVPGSGSLVTAIGYTSGFPISSFVTAKLRKEGLCTRGEAERLMSFTNNASPLFMLVAVSVGMFNNPSLGILLATTHYLANLTVGLGLRAYSRKERETTPFYPSSEHLLKRAFRELKKAQAEDTRPFGKLLGDAIATSADKLLVIGGFVIIFSILISVLKEIGFMGLLISALNFLFSPFGIHPAASAALAQGLFEITLGCKAASESAAPFIQQITVTSAILAWSGLSVHAQVASMVSDTDIRMLPFLIARFFHALIAAAYTYIVISTNLFPIHQVQPSFKPLDAALPVSWLGVFYSSLKWGTFALLSLIIVGIAFSILRSVRLYRFKYR; translated from the coding sequence ATGATTGTTACCGCTTCTCTGGCTACCTGTATCACCCTGTTTTTCGCCAAATCTTTTACCAAATCGGAAATAAAAGCTCGCCAGTTCTCACGCTACTTTTGGACGGCCTGCGTTATCTTTTTTATCGCCAGCATGGTAACTTACCCCAAGGAGGTTTACGAAGCCTCCGTACGCGGGCTAAAGGCCTGGTGGGATATAGTTTTCCCTGCCCTGCTGCCCTTTTTCATCGGCGCCGAACTTTTGATGGGGTTTGGCCTTGTCAGGTTCATGGGAGTTCTTTTAGAGCCTGTTATGCGCCCTCTTTTTAATGTACCCGGCTCAGGTTCCCTGGTAACGGCTATCGGGTATACTTCCGGTTTCCCTATCAGTTCTTTTGTTACGGCTAAATTACGTAAAGAAGGGTTATGTACCAGGGGCGAAGCGGAGCGCCTCATGTCCTTCACCAACAACGCATCTCCCCTCTTCATGCTGGTAGCTGTATCCGTGGGTATGTTTAATAACCCTTCTTTGGGCATCCTATTAGCTACTACCCACTACCTGGCCAACCTTACCGTTGGTCTGGGGTTGCGCGCCTATTCCCGGAAAGAGCGGGAAACAACACCCTTCTATCCTTCTTCTGAACATCTTTTGAAAAGAGCCTTCCGGGAACTAAAAAAAGCCCAGGCCGAAGACACTCGCCCTTTCGGCAAACTCCTGGGAGACGCCATCGCCACCTCTGCAGACAAACTGCTCGTCATCGGGGGTTTCGTCATCATTTTTTCCATTCTTATCAGTGTCTTAAAAGAAATCGGCTTTATGGGGTTATTGATTTCTGCTCTGAACTTTTTGTTTTCGCCCTTCGGCATCCACCCGGCCGCTTCCGCAGCCCTGGCGCAAGGGTTATTTGAAATTACCCTTGGCTGTAAAGCAGCCAGTGAATCGGCGGCACCCTTCATTCAGCAGATTACCGTAACCAGCGCCATCCTGGCCTGGAGCGGCCTGTCGGTACATGCCCAGGTAGCGAGCATGGTCAGCGATACCGACATAAGAATGCTGCCCTTTCTCATAGCCCGGTTTTTCCATGCCCTTATTGCCGCCGCTTATACTTACATTGTCATCTCCACTAACCTTTTTCCCATACATCAGGTTCAGCCTTCTTTCAAGCCATTGGACGCTGCCCTCCCTGTTTCCTGGCTGGGAGTATTCTATTCATCTTTAAAGTGGGGAACATTCGCCCTGCTGTCCTTAATTATCGTAGGCATTGCCTTCTCTATCCTTCGCTCGGTAAGGCTCTATCGGTTCAAGTACAGGTGA
- a CDS encoding ATPase, translating into MDILDVLNELEEVIEESTKLPLVGKVLVDDELILDMIDHIRTSLPEEMRQAKAIVLEREKILEEAKLEAQRIIKEAKEEIAKMAGQDEIVKQAQEQAQAIVEQTNAVAREIKIGAYQYSDDLLKHVEEILEKSLLQVRSGRAELQAQPQKQAEKEQGARESA; encoded by the coding sequence ATGGATATCCTTGACGTTTTAAATGAGTTGGAGGAAGTTATCGAGGAAAGCACAAAACTTCCATTGGTCGGTAAGGTGCTGGTAGATGATGAGTTGATTTTGGATATGATCGACCACATCCGTACCTCCCTGCCGGAAGAAATGCGGCAAGCCAAGGCAATAGTGTTAGAGCGCGAAAAAATTCTGGAAGAAGCTAAATTGGAAGCGCAGCGAATTATCAAAGAGGCGAAAGAGGAAATTGCCAAAATGGCCGGCCAGGATGAGATTGTCAAGCAAGCACAGGAACAGGCCCAGGCAATCGTAGAGCAAACCAATGCGGTAGCCAGGGAAATAAAGATAGGAGCTTACCAGTATTCTGATGACCTGCTGAAACACGTGGAGGAAATATTGGAAAAAAGCCTGCTGCAGGTAAGGTCTGGCCGGGCAGAACTCCAGGCCCAGCCCCAGAAACAGGCAGAAAAGGAACAGGGGGCCAGGGAAAGCGCCTAG
- the coaD gene encoding pantetheine-phosphate adenylyltransferase — MKIGIYPGSFDPITYGHMDIIERASRFFDKVIVAVSKNSRKQPLFTIEERVDMLNTVLHGYANVEVDSFYGLTVDYAERKGAHAIIRGLRAISDFENEFQMALTNKKLKPGIETVFLMTQPNFSFLSSSVVRELAAYGGCVRDFVPPFVEKRLREKFTR, encoded by the coding sequence GTGAAAATAGGAATATATCCGGGAAGTTTTGATCCTATTACATACGGTCATATGGACATTATTGAAAGGGCTTCACGATTTTTTGACAAAGTTATCGTTGCCGTTTCGAAAAATTCGCGGAAGCAGCCTCTGTTCACCATAGAAGAACGAGTGGACATGCTTAATACTGTGTTACACGGTTATGCAAACGTAGAGGTTGATTCCTTTTATGGTTTAACTGTCGATTATGCGGAACGGAAAGGAGCCCACGCCATAATCAGAGGTCTGCGAGCAATCTCGGACTTTGAAAACGAATTTCAGATGGCTTTGACAAATAAGAAACTAAAGCCAGGCATTGAAACAGTTTTCCTTATGACCCAGCCTAACTTTTCATTTCTCAGCTCAAGTGTAGTCAGGGAATTAGCGGCTTATGGCGGTTGCGTACGGGATTTTGTCCCGCCTTTTGTAGAGAAACGCTTACGAGAAAAATTTACCCGATAA
- the rsmD gene encoding 16S rRNA (guanine(966)-N(2))-methyltransferase RsmD translates to MRVITGIAKGRKLKAPRGMNTRPTTDRVKESLFNILGEKVINSVFLDLFAGTGSIGIEALSRGASEAVFIEKDVRVYKVILENLAHTGLADFGEVYRQDVQRALSLLGKRQKKFDIIFADPPYLQYFERSTLENICRFDLIKPDGIVVVESSTLDQLPERVLRLQKYRTEKYGNIALNFYGVTKW, encoded by the coding sequence TTGCGTGTAATTACCGGAATTGCCAAAGGACGTAAGTTAAAGGCGCCTAGAGGGATGAATACCAGGCCAACGACTGACCGGGTAAAAGAATCGTTGTTTAATATTCTGGGCGAAAAAGTAATTAATTCAGTTTTTTTGGATTTGTTTGCAGGAACAGGAAGCATTGGCATCGAAGCTCTCAGTAGGGGAGCCAGTGAAGCTGTTTTTATTGAAAAGGATGTCCGTGTATATAAAGTTATTTTGGAGAATCTTGCACATACCGGGTTAGCAGATTTTGGGGAAGTCTACCGGCAGGATGTGCAACGCGCGTTATCTTTACTTGGTAAAAGGCAAAAAAAGTTTGATATAATTTTTGCGGACCCGCCTTATCTACAGTACTTTGAACGTTCCACTTTGGAAAATATATGCCGATTTGATTTGATAAAACCTGACGGTATCGTAGTCGTAGAAAGCAGTACCCTGGATCAGCTTCCTGAGAGAGTCCTGCGCCTGCAGAAATACAGGACCGAAAAATATGGTAATATTGCTTTGAATTTCTACGGGGTAACGAAATGGTGA
- a CDS encoding glycosyltransferase — translation MPAQKNIFLYSPPVTLPFGNKSRLINRINQWWISLFLKRVISKLRIRNPILWTYMPNTADLLNYIEHDLLVYDCVDEHSEYTGLINKQVMIDMERDLMAECDIVFVTAPGLYEDKKAFAKNIYYLPNAANVEHFNKALAPETKIPPDIRNIPKPIVGFVGVIQDWIDLDLIKAIAVRYPEWSVVLVGPVGVGVDISGLAALPNVYLLGRKDIKDLPGYLKAFDLCINPFKLNALTDKVSPLKFYEYLASGKPIVSVDMPGVREFSDIIYIAHNKEEFVDFVKMAINTEDEGKQKKRLAAAARNSWESRVRFMMEKINLCFK, via the coding sequence TTGCCGGCACAAAAAAATATTTTTCTTTATTCTCCACCTGTGACCCTTCCTTTTGGGAACAAGTCCAGGTTGATTAACCGGATTAACCAGTGGTGGATTTCTTTATTTTTAAAAAGAGTCATTTCTAAGCTGCGGATCAGAAATCCCATTCTCTGGACCTATATGCCCAATACGGCTGATTTATTAAATTACATAGAGCATGACCTCCTCGTTTACGACTGCGTAGACGAACATTCAGAGTACACCGGTCTTATTAATAAACAGGTTATGATTGATATGGAACGAGACCTGATGGCCGAGTGCGACATCGTATTTGTAACTGCCCCAGGCCTTTATGAGGATAAAAAGGCCTTTGCCAAAAACATTTACTATTTGCCGAATGCTGCGAATGTAGAGCATTTCAATAAAGCCCTGGCGCCGGAAACAAAAATACCGCCGGACATCCGGAATATCCCCAAACCGATAGTGGGTTTTGTGGGTGTTATCCAGGACTGGATAGACCTGGATCTGATAAAGGCCATAGCCGTAAGATATCCCGAGTGGTCTGTAGTGTTGGTTGGCCCTGTTGGCGTAGGGGTCGATATTTCAGGCTTAGCTGCCCTGCCGAATGTTTATCTGCTGGGGCGTAAAGACATCAAAGATTTACCGGGATACCTAAAAGCCTTCGATTTATGTATCAACCCATTTAAATTAAACGCATTAACAGACAAAGTCAGCCCGCTGAAATTTTATGAATACCTTGCTTCCGGCAAACCCATTGTCTCCGTGGATATGCCAGGGGTTCGTGAATTTTCTGATATAATCTACATAGCCCATAACAAAGAGGAATTTGTTGACTTTGTAAAAATGGCTATAAATACAGAAGATGAAGGTAAACAAAAGAAAAGGCTGGCCGCGGCAGCCCGGAATTCATGGGAAAGCCGCGTCAGGTTTATGATGGAGAAAATTAACCTTTGTTTTAAATAA